A region of Myxococcus stipitatus DSM 14675 DNA encodes the following proteins:
- a CDS encoding TlpA family protein disulfide reductase, whose amino-acid sequence MSSAARALACVLLLALAGCRGTRPVDAGPAFLQSLALPSVGPTPHEVRKLVGKVVLVSFFATWCFPCLAEMPNLEALQRDYGAQGFQVVSVGMDLEGAKVLQPFANHYAPRYPVLIASEWMIAGRSAFGPIKGLPTTVLLDRHGRAVAAWQGVESHSKLTAAVEKLLKQD is encoded by the coding sequence ATGAGCTCCGCCGCGCGGGCCCTGGCGTGTGTCCTGCTGCTCGCGCTCGCGGGGTGTCGCGGGACGCGGCCCGTCGATGCCGGGCCGGCCTTCCTCCAGTCGCTGGCCCTGCCGTCGGTGGGGCCCACCCCTCACGAGGTCCGCAAGCTCGTGGGCAAGGTCGTCCTGGTCTCCTTCTTCGCGACCTGGTGCTTCCCGTGCCTGGCGGAGATGCCCAACCTGGAGGCGCTCCAGCGGGACTACGGCGCCCAGGGCTTCCAGGTCGTCTCGGTGGGCATGGACTTGGAGGGCGCCAAGGTCCTCCAGCCGTTCGCCAACCACTACGCGCCGCGCTACCCCGTGCTCATCGCGTCGGAGTGGATGATCGCCGGGCGCAGCGCCTTCGGCCCCATCAAGGGGTTGCCGACCACCGTCCTGTTGGACCGCCATGGCCGCGCGGTGGCGGCATGGCAGGGGGTCGAGAGTCACTCCAAGCTGACGGCGGCCGTCGAGAAGTTGCTGAAGCAGGACTGA
- a CDS encoding PHP-associated domain-containing protein yields MLIDLHAHSHLSKGCELDPRAVLERAALFGLDGVAFTETNTQDGCDELFEIGAKSKVKVFVGLELLTDRGQYLCFFPKPELAPEPVQMWGSNREKPWSAAECLPKVKALGAAIIAARPFDRDSVHPAMDYVRSLNVLSAVEGYNARVKQTANDLAVEAAEALKLPCTGGSDARSSLDEVGRGATFFKNPVATQAQLVAELLKGDFWPVMAGELPRLTRPGEAQAARKQGGGGNKRRRGRR; encoded by the coding sequence ATGCTCATCGACCTGCACGCCCATTCCCACCTGTCCAAGGGGTGCGAGTTGGACCCTCGCGCCGTGTTGGAACGGGCCGCGCTGTTCGGCCTGGACGGGGTGGCCTTCACCGAGACCAACACCCAGGACGGCTGTGATGAGCTGTTCGAGATTGGCGCGAAGTCGAAGGTGAAGGTCTTCGTCGGGTTGGAGCTGCTGACGGACCGGGGGCAGTACCTCTGCTTCTTCCCCAAGCCGGAGCTGGCCCCGGAGCCCGTGCAGATGTGGGGCAGCAACCGCGAGAAGCCCTGGAGCGCCGCGGAGTGCCTGCCCAAGGTGAAGGCCCTGGGCGCCGCCATCATCGCGGCCCGGCCTTTCGACCGGGACTCCGTCCACCCGGCCATGGACTATGTCCGCTCGCTCAACGTGCTGAGCGCGGTGGAGGGCTACAACGCCCGCGTGAAGCAGACCGCCAATGACCTGGCCGTGGAGGCCGCGGAGGCGCTGAAGCTCCCCTGCACGGGCGGCAGCGACGCGCGCAGCTCCCTGGATGAAGTGGGCCGGGGCGCCACGTTCTTCAAGAACCCGGTGGCGACGCAGGCCCAGTTGGTGGCGGAGCTGCTCAAGGGCGACTTCTGGCCGGTGATGGCCGGAGAGCTGCCCCGGCTGACGCGCCCGGGGGAGGCCCAGGCGGCTCGGAAGCAGGGCGGCGGCGGCAACAAGCGTCGTCGCGGCCGCCGGTAG
- a CDS encoding sensor domain-containing diguanylate cyclase, which translates to MTSLSAFPSPGKLLRHAVRSIPAVAGIATFVHLARGGFRGLQTLGWTEAALVLCLLVGIAVAAWRRAMRGSVGAVIDLRDDLELGGGLVAAGFIVVAIGGGELFPIVYLLMAFLVAFLPRNAGLTLLGVALVFDALVTLGGPVPNAASFATHSAFLILFACLYHLVLASRIAVARRAENDAVQKRIREVEERARTFRLVSSGTHDSFSGMSSDEKWLVASVKEIEGAVHAALEIAETGLRTHTCAAFLLASDDRSLKLYDCRSGSERVNRDRFGAGEGIIGGVLKRRAPVRMNSAQGLKGVTYYEGGGPTVQALLAVPIIEGSGLVRGVLVADRLGNEPFSDQDEKLLTTIAGEVLRSIEVERVMTYIRKTRDEKDRFFRAIEELNRAGSPEQVFAAVLESTRQLAGLDFCAVTLVSEVDGKRMHRVARMTGVTAQGKALEGRSFQDNNGLVSNVVRYGAPLPGRDLKAMNQQIIFDDETQIRGLGALKIFPLVAGDRILGTLVAGSRKKANFEQDVLRMIEVIAIQAAQAVLRAQLYEQMERMATTDGLTGLFNHRTFQTKADEILAQARRYQRKCSVVLTDVDHFKSVNDTYGHPTGDQVLKGVARIIKSMARDTDVVARYGGEEFVIIMPETDAKGAYTISERIREAVKAEVFQTEMGPLKITMSLGIATFPDNGMEKQQLIDLADQCLYHSKRNGRNQSVTVAIMQGGRKLQAVEA; encoded by the coding sequence ATGACGTCGCTGAGCGCGTTTCCGTCGCCCGGGAAGTTGCTGCGTCATGCCGTGCGGTCGATTCCCGCCGTGGCGGGCATCGCCACGTTCGTCCACCTGGCGCGCGGAGGCTTCCGCGGGCTGCAGACGCTGGGGTGGACGGAGGCCGCGCTGGTGCTGTGCCTGCTGGTGGGCATCGCCGTGGCGGCGTGGCGCCGCGCCATGCGGGGCTCGGTGGGCGCGGTCATCGACCTGCGAGACGACCTGGAGCTGGGCGGCGGGCTGGTGGCCGCCGGATTCATCGTCGTGGCCATCGGGGGAGGGGAGCTCTTCCCCATCGTCTACCTGTTGATGGCGTTCCTGGTGGCCTTCCTGCCTCGCAACGCGGGACTCACGCTCCTGGGCGTGGCGCTGGTGTTCGATGCGCTGGTGACGCTGGGCGGCCCGGTGCCGAACGCCGCGAGCTTCGCGACGCACTCCGCGTTCCTCATCCTCTTCGCGTGCCTCTACCACCTGGTGCTGGCGTCCCGCATCGCGGTGGCGCGCCGCGCGGAGAACGACGCGGTGCAGAAGCGCATCCGCGAGGTGGAGGAGCGCGCGCGCACCTTCCGCCTGGTCAGCTCCGGCACGCACGACAGCTTCAGCGGCATGAGCTCCGACGAGAAGTGGCTGGTCGCGTCGGTGAAGGAGATCGAGGGTGCGGTGCATGCCGCGCTGGAGATCGCCGAGACGGGCCTGCGCACGCACACCTGCGCGGCGTTCCTGCTGGCCTCCGACGACCGGAGCCTCAAGCTCTACGACTGCCGCTCCGGCTCCGAGCGCGTGAACCGCGACCGCTTCGGCGCGGGCGAGGGCATCATCGGCGGCGTGCTGAAGCGCCGCGCGCCGGTGCGGATGAATTCAGCGCAGGGCCTCAAGGGCGTGACGTACTACGAGGGCGGCGGCCCCACGGTGCAGGCGCTGCTCGCGGTCCCCATCATCGAGGGCAGCGGCCTGGTGCGCGGCGTGCTCGTGGCGGACCGGCTGGGCAACGAGCCGTTCAGCGACCAGGACGAGAAGCTGCTGACGACCATCGCCGGCGAGGTGCTGCGCTCCATCGAGGTCGAGCGGGTGATGACGTACATCCGCAAGACGCGCGACGAGAAGGACCGGTTCTTCCGCGCCATCGAGGAGCTCAACCGCGCGGGCAGCCCCGAGCAGGTCTTCGCGGCGGTGCTGGAGAGCACCCGCCAGCTCGCGGGGCTGGACTTCTGCGCGGTGACACTGGTGTCGGAAGTCGACGGCAAGCGGATGCACCGCGTGGCGCGGATGACGGGCGTCACGGCGCAGGGCAAGGCGCTGGAGGGGCGCTCGTTCCAGGACAACAACGGCCTGGTCTCCAACGTGGTGCGCTACGGCGCGCCGCTGCCGGGGCGCGACCTCAAGGCGATGAACCAGCAGATCATCTTCGACGACGAGACGCAGATTCGCGGGCTCGGCGCGCTGAAGATCTTCCCCCTGGTGGCGGGTGACCGCATCCTGGGCACGCTGGTGGCGGGCTCGCGCAAGAAGGCGAACTTCGAGCAGGACGTGCTGCGGATGATCGAGGTCATCGCCATCCAGGCCGCGCAGGCGGTGCTGCGCGCGCAGCTCTACGAGCAGATGGAGCGGATGGCGACGACGGACGGCCTCACGGGCCTGTTCAACCACCGCACCTTCCAGACGAAGGCGGACGAGATCCTGGCCCAGGCGCGCCGCTACCAGCGCAAGTGCTCCGTCGTCCTCACGGACGTGGACCACTTCAAGAGCGTCAACGACACCTACGGCCACCCGACGGGCGACCAGGTGCTCAAGGGCGTGGCGCGCATCATCAAGTCCATGGCGCGCGATACGGACGTCGTCGCCCGCTACGGCGGCGAGGAGTTCGTCATCATCATGCCGGAGACGGACGCCAAGGGCGCCTACACCATCTCCGAGCGGATTCGCGAAGCGGTGAAGGCGGAGGTCTTCCAGACCGAGATGGGGCCGCTGAAGATCACGATGTCGCTGGGCATCGCCACCTTCCCGGACAACGGGATGGAGAAGCAGCAGCTCATCGACCTCGCGGACCAGTGCCTCTACCACTCGAAGCGCAACGGCCGGAACCAGTCCGTCACCGTGGCCATCATGCAGGGCGGCCGGAAGCTCCAGGCGGTCGAGGCGTAG
- a CDS encoding serine/threonine-protein kinase: protein MAETWRAQLLGAAGVTKPVLIKKVLPEYANDEAFISMFISEARISASLSHGSIAQVFDFGQVGGEYFLAMEYVDGQPLNRIIKRALRSNFNSLPVPIATYIALEMCRGLHYAHTRADDKGMPLGIVHRDISPDNVLVSYEGQVKIVDFGIAKARSLRSFDTAPGIVKGKYLFFSPEQARGEEVDARTDVWASAVVLFEMVCGRLPLEGPEYVVMHKLHSRQPLPRPRDLRPDLPVRLDAILQKALAVRKEDRFESAHEFGDALAGFLFKAAPRFSSMSVAYLLRELFRPDMTEMGKDTKVPARFVEELSVWRATTNLLPKPTEISAPELTTEPQTLESHPGELPDGGGGGALDLEEDEEGGGNSPDRGGFFETNFRLSTHHLVVAGVVLVLFGLIWSAFDKLTPEWTPRENSSAHPARPPLPTPPLPTPPLKDADARRAPEPVGAPRSAPATPGQQPVGPDLVRMPVESFRLEARRHLLGVSSGRAALATLEPQVSYRIAETGTLASPDRGKPLPTIFFLLAGQKVAADAAVGIVTRKEESIRGATAVSFFTVGAPTPQDDLPERIVSVTNTRTGEERRHTIHLEWMTTDLKKSLFLDGLDPAETYTLSLTSVDGGAFTRGRDQGPVVTVACVQQVSLERDGPGVPPARAQRFLVSQGTETKVTSVHGLNCGFVDEDSSDNQGAVEIRIRSATQVAAERAAAEREAEAANAVTALAPPTQESGSRPGGGSKTPPPARQAQPQVLEVEAPQEETRGGRALGQARELYKSKRFEAARTRARECVAMEPENFECHLLLGSVAAQLNRLEEGAKHYRRFLDLAPSNHPQASKVLRVLQEYESIQAAPAEP from the coding sequence ATGGCGGAGACGTGGAGGGCCCAGCTGCTGGGGGCTGCCGGAGTCACGAAGCCCGTGCTGATCAAGAAGGTGTTGCCGGAGTACGCCAACGACGAGGCGTTCATCTCCATGTTCATCAGCGAGGCGCGCATCTCCGCCTCGCTGTCGCATGGGTCCATCGCGCAGGTCTTCGACTTCGGACAGGTGGGGGGCGAGTACTTCCTGGCGATGGAGTACGTGGATGGGCAGCCGCTCAACCGCATCATCAAGCGGGCGCTGCGCTCCAACTTCAACAGCCTGCCGGTCCCCATCGCCACGTACATCGCGCTGGAGATGTGCCGGGGGCTGCACTACGCGCACACGCGCGCGGATGACAAGGGGATGCCGCTGGGCATCGTCCACCGGGATATCTCCCCGGACAACGTGCTCGTCAGCTACGAGGGTCAGGTCAAGATCGTCGACTTCGGCATCGCCAAGGCGCGCTCGCTGCGCAGCTTCGACACGGCGCCGGGCATCGTGAAGGGCAAGTACCTGTTCTTCTCGCCGGAGCAGGCGCGGGGGGAAGAGGTGGATGCCCGGACGGATGTCTGGGCTTCGGCGGTGGTGCTCTTCGAGATGGTCTGCGGGCGGCTCCCGTTGGAGGGGCCCGAGTACGTGGTGATGCACAAGCTGCATTCCCGCCAGCCGCTGCCGCGTCCTCGAGACCTCCGGCCGGACCTGCCGGTGCGGCTGGACGCCATCCTCCAGAAGGCGCTCGCGGTGCGGAAGGAAGACCGCTTCGAGTCCGCGCACGAGTTCGGAGACGCGCTGGCCGGGTTCCTCTTCAAGGCCGCGCCGCGCTTCTCGTCGATGTCCGTCGCGTACCTGCTGCGGGAGCTGTTCCGCCCGGACATGACGGAGATGGGCAAGGACACGAAGGTGCCCGCCCGGTTCGTGGAGGAGCTGTCCGTCTGGCGCGCGACGACCAACCTCCTCCCGAAGCCCACGGAGATCTCCGCCCCCGAGCTGACCACGGAGCCTCAGACCCTCGAGAGCCATCCGGGGGAGCTGCCCGATGGTGGGGGCGGCGGCGCGTTGGATCTGGAGGAGGACGAGGAGGGGGGCGGCAACTCCCCGGACCGAGGCGGCTTCTTCGAGACGAACTTCCGACTCTCCACGCATCACCTCGTGGTGGCGGGCGTGGTGCTGGTGCTGTTCGGGTTGATCTGGTCGGCCTTCGACAAGCTCACACCGGAGTGGACGCCGCGGGAGAACAGCAGCGCCCATCCAGCCCGGCCGCCGCTGCCCACGCCGCCGCTGCCCACGCCGCCGCTCAAGGACGCGGATGCCCGGCGCGCGCCGGAGCCGGTGGGCGCGCCGAGGTCTGCTCCAGCCACTCCGGGCCAGCAGCCCGTGGGCCCGGACCTGGTCCGCATGCCCGTGGAGTCCTTCCGACTGGAGGCGCGACGCCACCTGTTGGGCGTGTCCTCCGGGCGCGCGGCGCTGGCGACGTTGGAGCCACAGGTGTCGTACCGCATCGCGGAGACGGGCACGCTGGCCTCGCCCGACCGTGGCAAGCCCCTGCCGACCATCTTCTTCCTGCTGGCGGGGCAGAAGGTCGCGGCCGATGCCGCGGTGGGCATCGTGACTCGGAAGGAGGAGTCCATCCGAGGCGCCACGGCGGTGAGCTTCTTCACCGTGGGCGCCCCCACGCCGCAGGATGACCTGCCCGAGCGCATCGTCTCCGTGACGAACACGCGGACTGGAGAGGAGCGGCGCCACACCATCCACCTGGAGTGGATGACGACGGACTTGAAGAAGAGCCTCTTCCTGGACGGCCTGGACCCGGCGGAGACGTACACGCTGTCGCTGACCTCCGTGGACGGTGGCGCCTTCACCCGAGGGCGGGACCAGGGCCCGGTGGTGACGGTGGCGTGTGTCCAGCAGGTGAGCCTGGAGCGTGACGGCCCAGGCGTGCCTCCGGCCCGGGCGCAGCGGTTCCTCGTCTCGCAGGGCACGGAGACCAAGGTCACCAGCGTCCATGGCTTGAACTGTGGCTTCGTGGATGAGGATTCCTCCGACAACCAGGGCGCCGTGGAGATTCGCATCCGCTCCGCCACCCAGGTCGCCGCGGAGCGCGCCGCCGCGGAGCGCGAGGCCGAAGCGGCCAACGCGGTGACGGCCTTGGCGCCACCCACGCAGGAGTCGGGTTCGCGACCAGGGGGTGGAAGCAAGACCCCGCCGCCCGCGAGGCAGGCCCAGCCCCAGGTGCTGGAGGTCGAGGCCCCCCAAGAGGAAACCCGAGGGGGTCGGGCGCTGGGCCAGGCTCGCGAGCTGTACAAGTCGAAGCGGTTCGAGGCCGCGCGGACCCGGGCGCGGGAGTGTGTCGCCATGGAGCCGGAGAACTTCGAGTGCCACCTGCTCCTCGGCTCGGTGGCGGCGCAGCTGAATCGCCTGGAGGAGGGCGCGAAGCACTATCGCCGCTTCCTGGACCTGGCCCCGTCCAACCATCCGCAGGCGAGCAAGGTGTTGCGAGTCCTTCAGGAGTACGAGTCCATCCAAGCCGCGCCGGCTGAACCCTAG
- a CDS encoding FtsB family cell division protein — MTARGKLLVVAVGVAGALSLLSVADAKGFRRYLSLRQDVDSLQQRNTSLAEQNEALRQEIAALRKDPAALERAVREELGYVKPGELVFHLESP; from the coding sequence ATGACGGCGCGCGGAAAGCTCCTGGTGGTGGCGGTAGGTGTGGCGGGGGCCTTGAGCCTGCTGTCCGTGGCGGACGCCAAGGGCTTCCGGCGCTACCTCTCCTTGCGGCAGGACGTGGATTCGCTCCAGCAGCGGAACACCTCGCTGGCCGAGCAGAACGAGGCGCTGCGACAGGAGATCGCCGCCTTGCGAAAGGACCCCGCGGCATTGGAGCGGGCGGTCCGTGAAGAGCTCGGCTACGTGAAGCCGGGCGAGCTCGTCTTTCATCTGGAGTCGCCATGA
- a CDS encoding Fur family transcriptional regulator, with protein MQGHNHDHDEIKDKDEVLARYMAQHGLKSTRQRSLIIDTFFSVGGHLSVEELWNKVREQDAKVSVATVYRTMKLLNECGLAHARNFGDGQTRYEAAAGRDHHDHLICTRCGTIVEFENDRIETLQDAVARKHGFTVTSHKMELYGLCRDCQRSGARATEA; from the coding sequence ATGCAGGGCCACAACCACGACCACGACGAAATCAAGGACAAGGACGAGGTGCTCGCCCGCTACATGGCCCAGCACGGCCTGAAGAGCACCCGGCAGCGCAGCCTCATCATCGACACCTTCTTCTCCGTCGGGGGCCACCTGTCGGTGGAGGAGCTGTGGAACAAGGTCCGTGAGCAGGACGCGAAGGTGTCCGTGGCGACCGTGTACCGGACCATGAAGCTGCTCAACGAGTGTGGCCTCGCCCATGCCCGCAACTTCGGCGACGGGCAGACGCGCTACGAGGCCGCGGCGGGCAGGGACCACCACGACCACCTCATCTGCACCCGGTGCGGCACCATCGTCGAGTTCGAGAACGACCGCATCGAGACGCTCCAGGACGCGGTGGCGCGCAAGCACGGCTTCACGGTGACGTCCCACAAGATGGAGCTGTACGGGCTGTGCCGGGACTGTCAGCGCTCGGGCGCCCGGGCCACGGAAGCCTGA
- a CDS encoding alpha-amylase family glycosyl hydrolase: MTRSRLVRSLAAPVLLLSAACGDSEDSIPLRKCEVVLTYAPQQSLSGPVYVAGEWNGFATTGLRMEERGDGVFTARLEGLEPRDYGYRFVVAKQEVMDPQNPYSRWVRAEEYSKLTVPDCRRPVLELRRFAVTPEGALDVEVAYLDGTDEAGPDWDKVLLSLDGSPVPEARERGTGRLRLRREGLAKGKHHVKVVAMDATGRVADPLYLPFWVESERFRWEAGPMYFAFTDRFRNARPENDGPVADVDPIANYAGGDFAGITEKLEEGYFDALGVRTLWISPVDQNPEGRFIGTGGKYYSGYHGYWPSQPRTTQRRFGSLEELRALTSAAHRRGIRVIADLVLNHVHQEHPYWTAHRAEDWFNTAASCVCGTQDCDWEEKRLTCKFTDYLPDFNWRSADMVDQFTSDALWWLEAADFDGFRLDAVKHMDQVAGRTLRGRLRDITAMTGTEFYLVGETYVGADGRAQIARYIGPRELDGQFDFPLYWPLRESFADGQGLERVDQAVRENEVFYAPGTLNSPFLGNHDVARFISQAAKQLGGSGGDPWSNARPPATVTDEAAFDKARYAFAFVLTQPGVPLIYYGDEVGLPGAGDPDNRRLMRFGSTLTPLESRLLTTVQTLGQTRLAHPALQSGARHTLRVEKDLYVFQRSLPGGQGAIIAINRGELERAVVVEPLGSLAASRATYDDVFSGGTLQLAGMETLVRISPRSVAVYVPRAN; the protein is encoded by the coding sequence ATGACGCGCTCCCGACTCGTCCGTTCGCTCGCCGCTCCGGTGCTGCTGCTGTCGGCGGCGTGTGGTGATTCCGAAGACTCCATTCCCCTGCGGAAGTGCGAGGTGGTGCTGACGTACGCACCCCAGCAATCCCTGTCGGGGCCCGTTTACGTCGCGGGGGAATGGAATGGCTTTGCCACGACAGGCTTGCGCATGGAGGAGCGCGGCGATGGGGTCTTCACCGCGCGCCTGGAGGGCTTGGAGCCGCGCGACTACGGCTATCGCTTCGTGGTGGCCAAGCAGGAGGTGATGGACCCGCAGAATCCGTACTCCCGCTGGGTGCGCGCGGAGGAGTACTCGAAGCTGACGGTGCCGGACTGCCGGCGGCCCGTGTTGGAGTTGCGCCGCTTCGCGGTGACGCCCGAGGGGGCGCTGGACGTGGAGGTGGCCTACCTCGACGGCACGGACGAGGCGGGGCCCGACTGGGACAAGGTCCTCCTGTCGTTGGATGGCAGCCCGGTGCCGGAGGCCCGCGAGCGGGGCACGGGCCGGCTGCGGCTGCGCAGGGAAGGGCTGGCGAAGGGCAAGCACCACGTGAAGGTGGTGGCCATGGACGCCACCGGCCGCGTCGCCGATCCGCTCTACCTGCCGTTCTGGGTGGAGTCCGAGCGCTTCCGGTGGGAGGCGGGGCCGATGTACTTCGCCTTCACGGACCGCTTCCGCAACGCGCGTCCGGAGAACGACGGACCCGTGGCGGACGTGGACCCCATCGCCAACTACGCGGGCGGCGACTTCGCCGGCATCACCGAGAAGCTCGAGGAGGGCTACTTCGACGCGCTGGGGGTCCGGACGCTGTGGATCTCCCCGGTGGACCAGAACCCGGAGGGTCGCTTCATCGGCACCGGGGGCAAGTACTACTCGGGCTACCACGGCTACTGGCCTTCTCAGCCGCGCACGACGCAGCGCCGCTTCGGCTCGCTCGAGGAGCTGCGCGCGCTGACGTCCGCCGCCCACCGCCGAGGCATCCGCGTCATCGCCGACCTGGTGCTCAACCACGTCCACCAGGAGCATCCCTACTGGACGGCGCACCGCGCGGAGGACTGGTTCAACACCGCCGCCAGTTGCGTGTGCGGCACCCAGGACTGTGATTGGGAGGAGAAGCGGCTGACGTGCAAGTTCACCGACTACCTGCCGGACTTCAACTGGCGCTCGGCGGACATGGTGGACCAGTTCACCTCGGATGCCCTGTGGTGGCTGGAGGCGGCGGACTTCGACGGCTTCCGCCTGGACGCGGTGAAGCACATGGACCAGGTGGCGGGGCGCACGTTGCGCGGGCGCCTGCGGGACATCACCGCGATGACGGGCACCGAGTTCTATCTGGTGGGAGAGACCTACGTCGGCGCGGACGGGCGTGCGCAGATTGCGCGGTACATCGGGCCCCGGGAGCTGGATGGACAGTTCGACTTCCCCCTCTACTGGCCGCTGCGCGAGTCCTTCGCGGATGGCCAGGGACTGGAGCGCGTGGACCAGGCCGTGCGCGAGAACGAGGTCTTCTACGCGCCGGGCACCCTCAACTCGCCCTTCCTGGGCAACCACGACGTGGCGCGCTTCATCTCGCAGGCGGCGAAGCAGCTGGGGGGCTCGGGGGGAGACCCGTGGAGCAACGCCCGGCCTCCGGCGACGGTGACGGACGAGGCGGCCTTCGACAAGGCCCGGTATGCCTTCGCCTTCGTGCTGACCCAGCCGGGCGTGCCGCTCATCTACTACGGCGACGAGGTGGGCCTGCCCGGCGCGGGGGACCCCGACAACCGCCGGCTCATGCGCTTCGGCTCCACGCTGACGCCGCTGGAGTCGAGGCTGCTGACCACCGTCCAGACGCTGGGGCAGACGCGGCTGGCGCACCCCGCGCTCCAGTCGGGAGCACGTCACACGTTGCGGGTGGAGAAGGACCTGTACGTGTTCCAGCGCTCGCTGCCGGGGGGGCAGGGGGCCATCATCGCCATCAACCGCGGCGAGCTGGAGCGCGCGGTGGTGGTGGAGCCGCTGGGCAGCCTGGCGGCGAGCCGGGCGACGTACGATGACGTCTTCAGTGGCGGGACGCTTCAGCTCGCTGGGATGGAGACCCTGGTGAGGATCTCCCCGCGCAGCGTGGCTGTGTACGTGCCTCGCGCCAACTAG
- a CDS encoding FmdB family zinc ribbon protein, with the protein MPIYEYACQNCQKIIDVLQKISDPTPAACTACGTEGSLTKVVSRSSFVLKGGGWYSDLYSSTKKDGSTSSSSSSSGSSSSPSTSASSTSSSAPASAPSSTPAPAAASGDKS; encoded by the coding sequence ATGCCCATCTACGAGTACGCCTGCCAGAACTGCCAGAAGATCATCGACGTCCTCCAGAAGATCTCCGACCCGACGCCGGCCGCCTGCACCGCCTGCGGCACGGAGGGCTCGCTGACCAAGGTCGTCAGCCGCTCCAGCTTCGTCCTCAAGGGCGGCGGCTGGTACTCCGACCTGTACAGCTCCACCAAGAAGGACGGGAGCACGTCCTCCTCGAGCTCGAGCAGCGGCTCGTCGTCCTCGCCGAGCACGAGCGCGAGCAGCACGTCCTCCTCCGCGCCGGCGAGCGCCCCCAGCAGCACCCCGGCGCCCGCCGCGGCGTCGGGCGACAAGAGCTAG